Genomic DNA from Bifidobacterium sp. ESL0769:
CCATAGAATCCAAGTTGCAATGGACAGGGCCGGGGCGCCTTCTATGGCATCCCGCGTCGATACCATTGGATTCGATGCTCGAAACACATTCGGAGCTACGTGAATTTACTTCCGCTCGGGGAAGGTGCGAATCTTTGGGGGCTGGTAGGTGGCAGCCCAGCGAGTGATTTCGTCGTAGGAATCGGTGAAGAGAAGCTTGGCACGGTCCGGAGCGGTGAGGAAGCCGGCGGCGGTCATGCTGTCGAACATCTGGGCCATCGGTTGCCAGTAACCGTCGAAATCAAAGAAAACACAAGGTTTGTTGTTTAGGCCGATTCGCGCCCACGAGAAGGCTTCCGCAATCTCCTCCAACGTGCCAGGACCACCAGGGAACGCGATGAGCACGTCGCCGAGTTCCATCATCCGGCGCTTGCGCTCGTCCATATCGTCGACGACCTCCATAGTGGTGAGACCCTTCGCGGCGGCATTGCGGTCAATCAGCATCTGCGGCATGATGCCGTGCACCCTGCCGCCGCCATCGAGCACTGCCTGCGCAACGATGCCCATCAGCCCGACACCGCCACCACCGTAGACCAGCTCGTCGTCGTTCGCCGCAATCCATTCCCCGAGCCGCTTCGCCGCAGCCGCATACTTCGGATCGTCCCCACTCGCCGCGCCGCAATACACCGTGATCTTCATGCCGTTCTCCTTTGTACCTGTTCGCTCGCACATACCGATAAACTTAAATCTCACTATATCGGCATACCGATAATTGCGGCTATCACATTCCCGGAAACCGGATAAAAGCAGCCGTTTCAAACACCTGACGCATCATTGAAAAACTTTAAAATTCCCGATATCAACTGGCATTGGTCGAAGTGGAAACAAGCCAATATCACGACGATAGATGGATAAAATTAGACATTATTATTTTTAATACTTATTTAACGAATTATCTCAAAAACACGACAAAAATCGTCCACATTACGGAACAAACCTTGTGAAACCCTACTGCCGTCAAGCATACTGCAACTTACCGGCAATGCCGCATGATGTTGTCCACAAGATTGTTGCGGCACTCGCCGCGCCACCCACAAGGGACAAAAAGAAGGGAAACATCATGAAATACGGAATCATCGGCGCCGGAGCCATGGGATTCAGATACGGCGTGCTGCTGCAGGAGTTGGCGCACCAGCCGGTGGATTACGTTGAGATTTGGGAGCCGAACCTCAAGAAAGTCAAGGAGCAGGGCGGCGTCTACGTTTCCCGCGACCACGAAGGCCGTCACCTCGTCAAGGCCGATATCTACTCGCCGGAAGAGTACGCGGCCAAGGGTGGTGACCCAGACCTGTGGATCATCATGGTCAAGCAAATGGATCTGCAGAATTACCTCACCCGCTGCGCCGACGCGGGCCTCTTCAAGGATCACCAGGTCGTCTTCAGCGCCATGAACGGCTGGGGCCACTTCGAAAAGATCCTCAAATACTTCCCCAAGGAACGCATCTACGGCGGTACCGCGATGGTCGCGAGCGCCTTCAACGGCCCGGGTGACGTCGATTTCATCGGTAAGCCGGGCGCCGGCACGATGCACATCTGCGCGATGACCGAAGAGGTCACGCCAGTCGAGAAGGAATTCGTCGCCGACCTCGACAAGACCGGTTTCAATCCGCAGATCACGCAGAACTTCCGCGGCACCTGCATGGCCAAGGTCATTTTCAATTCAGTCATTAATTCGCTGTGCACAATGTACCAGATCACGATGGGCCAGTTCGTTTCCTACCCCGGCTACAAAGACATGGCCACGCAGCTGATCAACGAGGCCTACGATGCGCTCGAACGCTCCGGTTTCCAGCCGATTCAGACCCGCGCCAAAGCCATCGAGGAAATCGATTACGTCAGCCGCGTCGCCAACCCACTGCACTATCCGTCGATGTATCAGGACATGTCGAAGGGCCGCAAGACCGAGGTCGACTACATCAACGGCTACCTCGCCAAGGTCGGCCGCGAGAACGACTGCCCCTGCCGCGTTCAGGAATTCCTGACCCACGGTGTCCATGTCGCCGAACTCGCCTTCCAAGTCCACAAGAAGGAAGCCGAGGAAAAAGCCAAAGCTGAGGTCGCCATAGCCAAGTAACCGATTCCGATAACCAATCGCTAACCTTTGGTTAGCCAATCAGCCTATCTCAAGGCCGGTCGGGGCTCTCAGTGCACTGAAAGCCCCGACCGAAATCACGCATTGTCACAACTTTGCCTGTCCATAACCGCCTTATTTTTGTCTCAAAAAACGCTAGTATTTTGTCCGCTATCTGACCATTTAGTACCCGGTCCAAGCTTTCTCGTTTAAATCTATATCTGGGGGAAAATCGCTTACATATCCACAAGATTTAGCGACACACCCTTGTACCCAAAAGGCGTAGAGACAACAGAATTCCAAGACGGAAAGAATGATTATGAAATACGGGATTATTGGCGCAGGATCTATGGGCTTCAGGTTTGGGGTACTATTCCACAACCTGGTGGGCCGCGACGTCGATTACATCGATATCTGGGAGCCGAATCTGAAGGCAATCAAGGAGCAGGGCGGCGTCTACGTTTCCCGCGATTACGAAAACCGTCATCTGGAGAAAGTCAACGTCTACACGCCAGAAGAATACGCGGCCAAGGGCGGCGACCCGGACATGTGGATCATCATGGTCAAGCAGATGCAGCTGCAGGACTACCTCACCCGCTGCGCCGACGCCGGCCTTTTCAAAGACCATCAGGTCGTCTTCAGCGCGATGAACGGCTGGGGCCACTTCGAAAAGATCCTCAAATACTTCCCCAAAGACCGCGTCTATGGCGGCACCGCAATGCTCGGAAGCTCCTTCATCGGACCCGGCGAAGTCGATTTCCAAGGCAAGCTCGGCGGCGGCAGCATGCATATCTGCTCGATGAGCGGCGAGGTGACGCCGGTGGAGCAAGAGCTGGTCGATGACTTCGAAAAGGCCCATTTCAACCCGATAATTTCGCACGACCTGCAAGGCACCTGCCTGGCAAAAATCATCTTCAATTCCGTGGTCAACTCGCTGTGCACGATGTATCAGATTCGCATGGGCCAGTTCATTTCCTACCCAGGCGCGATGGACATGACCACGCAACTGGTCAACGAGGCTTACGACGCGCTGGAACGCGGCGGAATCCAGCCGATCCAGACTCGCGCCGAGGCCATTCACGAAGTCGAGAATTCCAGCAAGGTCGTCATGCCGCTGCACTATCCGTCGATGTATCAGGACATGGTCGCCGGTCGCAAGACCGAAGTTGACTACATCAATGGTTACATTGCTCGCGTCGGCCGCGAGAACGACTGCCCCTGCCGCGTGCACGAATTCGTAACCAACGGCGTCCACGTCGCCGAACTCGCCTTCCAGATTCACAAGAAGGAAGCCGCCGAAAAGGCCGCCGCCAAGTAATTTGTTTCGATAGACGGCAGTTAAATCGGTTAAAGTTTGATTAAACCTGCTTGCACGTTGAAAATGGCGATTGAGATTCTCAAAACACCACTTTCAACGTACTTTTTTATATCCACAAGAGAAGACCTAAACAACTTTTACGATTTAGCGACGCAGGCTTTTAGCCAATAAAGACCAAAGCGCCAAGGCTCAGGGCGAAAACGAGGCAAACTGGTGTGTATAGCCTCGTGTCCCAGTAGGCGAAAACCGTGTCGCGCTCGCGCTTGAAGATGCCGACCACGTTCGTTTCACCGATGAAACGGACGAAGAACACAAGCGTCGCGACGCCGAGCAGCACGCGCACCACAATGTTGGGACTCGCCCAGTCCCACACAAGCAGCGCAATCTGCACAACAAAGCAGAAGACCACTCCCCACGCGGCCCATGCCGGCGGCTGGTCGCCTGCCTTGACATGCATCAGATGCGGCTTGTAATTGTGCTTGTAGGCCGGCAGCACGTATTCGGTCAGTTTCGTCCCGCCGCAGCCCCAGTAGGCGTGTACCAAAAGGATGGCCACGCTCATCACGATGTCGAGCACGATGAGGATATGTTTCAGCAATTCCATGCGTTCCATGCTATCGTAATCGAAAATTCAGCTCTATCGTTTTCTGTGACAAAGTTGCCAAAACCTGTGAAGTATAACAAAATTCCCAACAACTGAAAACCCTTCGTAACCCTTCTGCCATAAGGAATTAACGGGATTCCACACTTATCATTTTTAGCATTCACCCATTCACCAACTGCGATAAGTCTTTTGTGATAACACGAGTCGATTCAAACTTTGCCGATCAGAACACAGCGTATAAATAATCCACCAAAATCGGTCTGAAATTGGCGGATTATCAATATGGAAATTGCTTCCAGATGGGTAGCTTAGAACGCCCTCAGGCGCTCAAAAGCCATCCCATCCCGAGCGTTCAGTCGACGAAAACGTACTTCGACAGGCGCTCCATCGCCTCTTGAACGCGGGAAAGCGGGAGGGCGACGTTCATGCGGATCGCGCACGGAGCCTTGAACTGGCGGCCGTCCTGCACGGCGACGCCGACGTTCCATGCTCGTTTCAGGAGCTCGTCGAGCGTGACGTTGTGCGCCTCGCACCAAGCGGAGCAGTCGAGGAAGATCATGTAGGTGCCTTCGGGATGACCGAACGTGACCTCCGGGAAATGCTCGGTGAAGTAGTCGCAGACGTAATCGATGTTGCCGGTGAGCACCTGCCGCAGCTCGTCCACCCACTCGTGGCCTTCAGGCTTGTAGGCGCCGATCAGCGCATGCATCGAGAGCACGTTCATGGCGTTGTACTCGGGCTTCGCGCCCTTCGACGTGACGCGGTCGCGCAGGTACTTGTTGTAGATGATATGGTACGAACCCACGAGTCCGGCCAGATTGAAGGTCTTGCTCGGCGCATACATCGCGGCGACACGGTTGCGCGCGTCCTCGCTCACCGACTGAGTCGGGATGTGCTTGTGATCGCCAAGAATGATATCAGACCAAATTTCATCGGAAATGACTATGCAATCGTTTTCGCGGTAAACCTCCATCGCCTTTTCGATCTCCCAACGCTCCCAGACGCGGCCGCAGGGGTTGTGCGGGCTGCAGAAGACGGCGACGTGGATGTTGTTTTCCTTGAGCTTTTTATCCATATCCTCGAAATCCATGCGCCATACACCGTTTTCGTCGCGCTTGAGCAGCGAGTGAACGATGTGGTAGCCGTTGGATTCGATGGCATTGGTGAAGCCGACATAGGTCGGGCTATGCAGCAACACGGAATCACCGGGCGCCGCGAACGAAGTAACAGTGGAAACAACCCCGCCCAAAACGCCGTTTTCATAACCGATATCTTCCGGCTTCAAGTTAGTTACGCCGTTACGCGTTTTCTGCCAGTCGATAATCGAATTGAAGTACTCGTCAGTCGGGCGGAAATAGCCGAACGCAGGGTGCTTGGCGCGCTCGATAATCGCGTCCTGAATCGTGGGAACGGTGGGGAAATTCATGTCGGCCACCCACATCGGGATGACGTCAAACCCATCCTTCGGCGGATCCGGCGCAAATCCTGGCGCTGCGCCAAGTCCATCAACCGCAATCGCATCCTTGCCGTGCCGATCCATAATCGACGTGAAATCGTACTTCATTTCTGCTCCTTCTGCACAACGTCCCATTGCGGTACCGTGCCATACGCGTCATTACATTGGTATGCTGCCACTCTACAACTGCCAATTGCCATGAAATGCCACAATCTTATGTTCATGAGACAGATAATCGATTATTCATGGTGTTTTGGCAGCCCGCTTAGCCGATTCTCAAAACATAGGATCGCACGCCGCCTTCGATCGTCCCATTCCTATCAAGCAGCTAAGTAAAATACGTCTTTCCCCGCAGTAAGTGGGGTTATTGTGCGGGTAAAAGCGCATTCTGCAATTTTAAATGCAACTTTTCCCGCACCTATACCCCATTTAGTGCGGGAAAAGACGCATTTGTCAGTGACAGACTCCCAACTCTCTGAGCATGAGCCTAAAAGACAACGCGTGGTGGCGCTCCGAGTCGAATGGAAAGTAAGCGGCGGTGCACAAGTGCAACAAACAGCGCACAGTACTGTCCCGAGTCGAGTAGGAAGTGTGCTGAAGGCCATTCGAGACACACCACCACGCACAAGCCGGTGATCACGATTCAAGCAGCCGAGACCCGCTATCCGCAAGCGGTATACCCGCAGCCAGAAGCTTATGCACCAAAACCGATTGCCCAAGCACCTCACGATAGTTCGTGCGAATCAAATCCGTAACGCCGGCTCGCCGCAAGGCTGATTCGCGCAGCCGCTCCTCGTAAACAACCTGCTCAGTGCTCTGCATCCGCGTCATTACGGGGTTGACATACTTCTCGTTGCCAT
This window encodes:
- a CDS encoding TIGR00730 family Rossman fold protein — encoded protein: MKITVYCGAASGDDPKYAAAAKRLGEWIAANDDELVYGGGGVGLMGIVAQAVLDGGGRVHGIMPQMLIDRNAAAKGLTTMEVVDDMDERKRRMMELGDVLIAFPGGPGTLEEIAEAFSWARIGLNNKPCVFFDFDGYWQPMAQMFDSMTAAGFLTAPDRAKLLFTDSYDEITRWAATYQPPKIRTFPERK
- a CDS encoding ketopantoate reductase family protein, translated to MKYGIIGAGAMGFRYGVLLQELAHQPVDYVEIWEPNLKKVKEQGGVYVSRDHEGRHLVKADIYSPEEYAAKGGDPDLWIIMVKQMDLQNYLTRCADAGLFKDHQVVFSAMNGWGHFEKILKYFPKERIYGGTAMVASAFNGPGDVDFIGKPGAGTMHICAMTEEVTPVEKEFVADLDKTGFNPQITQNFRGTCMAKVIFNSVINSLCTMYQITMGQFVSYPGYKDMATQLINEAYDALERSGFQPIQTRAKAIEEIDYVSRVANPLHYPSMYQDMSKGRKTEVDYINGYLAKVGRENDCPCRVQEFLTHGVHVAELAFQVHKKEAEEKAKAEVAIAK
- a CDS encoding 2-dehydropantoate 2-reductase, producing the protein MKYGIIGAGSMGFRFGVLFHNLVGRDVDYIDIWEPNLKAIKEQGGVYVSRDYENRHLEKVNVYTPEEYAAKGGDPDMWIIMVKQMQLQDYLTRCADAGLFKDHQVVFSAMNGWGHFEKILKYFPKDRVYGGTAMLGSSFIGPGEVDFQGKLGGGSMHICSMSGEVTPVEQELVDDFEKAHFNPIISHDLQGTCLAKIIFNSVVNSLCTMYQIRMGQFISYPGAMDMTTQLVNEAYDALERGGIQPIQTRAEAIHEVENSSKVVMPLHYPSMYQDMVAGRKTEVDYINGYIARVGRENDCPCRVHEFVTNGVHVAELAFQIHKKEAAEKAAAK
- a CDS encoding DUF3995 domain-containing protein → MELLKHILIVLDIVMSVAILLVHAYWGCGGTKLTEYVLPAYKHNYKPHLMHVKAGDQPPAWAAWGVVFCFVVQIALLVWDWASPNIVVRVLLGVATLVFFVRFIGETNVVGIFKRERDTVFAYWDTRLYTPVCLVFALSLGALVFIG
- a CDS encoding aminotransferase class I/II-fold pyridoxal phosphate-dependent enzyme translates to MKYDFTSIMDRHGKDAIAVDGLGAAPGFAPDPPKDGFDVIPMWVADMNFPTVPTIQDAIIERAKHPAFGYFRPTDEYFNSIIDWQKTRNGVTNLKPEDIGYENGVLGGVVSTVTSFAAPGDSVLLHSPTYVGFTNAIESNGYHIVHSLLKRDENGVWRMDFEDMDKKLKENNIHVAVFCSPHNPCGRVWERWEIEKAMEVYRENDCIVISDEIWSDIILGDHKHIPTQSVSEDARNRVAAMYAPSKTFNLAGLVGSYHIIYNKYLRDRVTSKGAKPEYNAMNVLSMHALIGAYKPEGHEWVDELRQVLTGNIDYVCDYFTEHFPEVTFGHPEGTYMIFLDCSAWCEAHNVTLDELLKRAWNVGVAVQDGRQFKAPCAIRMNVALPLSRVQEAMERLSKYVFVD